In the Microscilla marina ATCC 23134 genome, TTGCAAAAATTGTAGAGCAAATACCTTTTCGCCGTGTATTTCGGTTATACCCAATACTTGTACTTTGCCTGGTCCAGCCGACATACTTGGTCCTCTTACGGTGCGACAAACCCCACTTACTTGTTGGTAAGATTGCTGGAATATTTGCCAAGCTCGGTCAAGCTCTATCGCAAAATAGTCCTGGGCTCCGGTATCGCGCGCCAAAAACATATAATAAGGAACACAACCAAGGTCTACTTGTTTGCGCCACATGTAAGCCCAGGCTTCTGCCGAGTCGTTGATATTTTTCATAATCGGCGACTGGGTTCGTATGGCTGTACCAGTGTTGAGAATGCGCCCTATGGCTTTTTGTACTTCTTCGGTTTCCAGTTCTCTGCCGTGGTTAAAATGCGACATAAAGGCCAAGTGCTTACCTGCTTTGTTCACTCGCTCAAATAATCTTAATAAATCGTCGGCATCGGTATCGCTTGTAAAGCGTTGTGGCCAATAACCCAAGGCTTTGGTGCCTATACGAATGGTTTTTAGATTGGGCAGGTCAGCTTCTAGCAATGCGTCTACATAAGAGGCCAAAATTTTTGTTTTCATAATGAGCGGGTCGCCACCTGTAAACAAAATATCGGTAATGTGTGGGTTAACCTTGATATATTTTACCAATAATTCGGTTTCGCGCATAGCAAATTTCAACTCATTCATCCCCACAAACTGTGGCCATCGAAAGCAGAAAGTACAGTAAGCATGGCAAGTTTGTCCCTGACTAGGAAAGAACAACATCGTTTCACGGTATTTATGCTGCACTCCTGTCAGTTTTACACCGTCTACCTCTGGCACATTGTCTTTCATTTGTCCGGCAGGGTGGGGGTTGAGCTGCAAACGTATTTTGTTTACTTCGGTTTTCAGGTCGGCTCTACTCACCCCTGATTTTAGCAAATGAGCTACATGGGCAAAATGCTCAGGCTTGAGCATGTCTTTTTGCGGAAAAGTTAAAATAAAGATAGGGTCATTGGCATAGTTGTCCCAATCTATGAGCTCCTCTACCACGTAGTTGTTTGCTTTAAAAGGCAATACATTGCCCACTACTTCTATTGCAAACTTTTCGTCTTCACTCAGTTTGCTTTCAACATAAGGTATATTTCTAAAATTTTTAAGGGTATAATTTTGGTATTTTGGCATTTATTTTTTTGTAAAAAGTTGTTAAATGTTTTGAAAGGAACACGTACTAATATAATGTAAAAATAGTAAAAAAGTTGCCAGATATAGATATTGTTATGTAATACATGTTAATAGTTATATTTTTCAAATAATTTCGACCCATCGTCCTTTGATTAGACTATTTATTGGGTAAACCACAGAGAGGCACTTTTTATAAAAAAGCTTGGTGTAAAAACTCCTGTAGAGACTTGTTCTTACACAATTTAAACTTTTTGCTAAATCGTTTTCTTGCCTTGGGTATAGCATTGGTTGAAGCCCCCTTGAGAGTTGAGCAACTTCTTTAGAAAAGCACTTTAGTTGGATAAGCATACAATGCTTTGCTTCATTTTTTGATCAGTCAGGGAGTTAATTACTCAAGTTACGCAGTTTTCTGAAGGTCACCTGTTTCTATTGTTGAATGGCTTTATTGCGCAATGCGTAGCCAAACCATTGAGCAATAAAGCCATATAACCATCAAAATAAGTAGGTCTGCGTAACTTCAGTTAATTATAATGATTTGTGTGGAGATTAGAGGATAGGCAAATGTTTTAGAGGGTTGATGAAAGTGTATAGTATAAATATTTCAGTGTTTATTAGAGAGGCAATTGCTCACAGGCTTAGTTGAAAACCCCATACCAATACATCATCTACCAGTTCAAGCTCTTGGTGGGGAGCAGCCTCAGACTTACCTACCCATTCGTGTAGTTTTGCTTTCAATATATGGTGTTGTTTGTGAGCAGGTAACGAGTGAAGCTCAAACAGTAATTGCCGGAAACGGCTTCCCATAAGTTTTTTATCGTTTTTACCTCCAAACTGGTTCTGAAAACCATCGCTGTACATATATACCCAGGTAGGCACACTTACATCTATAGTGTGTTTGGTAAACAAAGTACGGTTTTGAGACTTACGTTGCTCTCCTCCAATAGACATAGAATCCCCTTTTATAAAAAACAACTCGTTGTTTTGAATGTATACCAAGTGGTGACGGGCTCCGGCAAACTTAAGTACCTTTTCTCTTTTGTCTATCATACATAGCGACAAATCCATACCATCACGGTTATTGTTTTGCCCTTGGTTTAGTTTTGCCCATACACCAGTATCCATTTCTGTCAAAATCTGATCAGGTTCGTGCAGCTCTAGGTTGTGTACCGCATGATTAAGCAAAGAGTCACCAATCATACTCATAAATGCCCCAGGCACTCCGTGTCCGGTACAGTCTACAGTGGCCAATATAAGTTTATGGTAATAGTCAGAGAGTTGTTTTCGGGCAAACCAATAAAAATCACCTGATACTATATCGCAGGCACGGAATAGCACAAAAGATTCAGGCAACGATGCCTTGATACTATCCATAGAGGGCAGCATGGCTTCTTGTATTCTTTTGGCGTAAGTAATACTTTCGGTAATGTCTTCGTTTGCTTGGGCAATAGTAGTTTTTTGTTCGGTGAGTACCTCTTCCTGAAGTTGTAGCTCTTCCATTCGTAACTCCAGCAAAGCATTTTGATAATCTACTTCTTTGAGATGTTCTTGTTGCTTAAGTATTGACATTGCCCTGGTTTGCAACTCTAGTGGATGTACTGGTTTGGTAACAAAGTCGTGAGCACCCATTTCTAAAAAACGAGCCAGATAGTCGTCACTTTGTTCGCCTATAATCACAATAATACCTACTCTTTTATAAGTAGGATTATTTTTAATTTTGAGCAGCGTTTCCATTTCATCTCCTTGGGGCAGGGTGGCATCCATTAATATCAGAGCTAATTCATTCTGATCGGCTTCCAATAAGCACGAAACATCAGACTTTATCTCAAAAGGCAGCCCCATTTGGCTAATCACTTGACCTATGTGTATACTTTCTGGTGTTTCGTTATTCAGTATTAAAACTTTGCTCATGATATTTACTTTAGGATAATTATGTATCACATATTTTGTGCTAAAATTAGTCGGCTCATTCACTTTTAGTAAAACAGCACAGGCTACTTTTGTAGTTTTACTTGGCTGTCAACCTAAAGCCTATTAATAAAATATCGTCTATTTGTTGCTCAGTTTGTAGGTGCGGGTTTTCTCGCTTCATCCATTGCAAAATAGTATCGTCCAATATTTGTTTTTGTTCATCCATCGGTTTCAGGTGTATGTCAAGCAACAACTGTTTCAGGCGTTTCTTCATAAACTTTTTACCCCTACTTCCTCCAAACTGGTCTTGGTATCCATCAGAAAACATATAAAAAGTGGTGGGTTCGTGGTTCAGTGCTATAGTATGGCAGGCAAACTTCCTTTCGTCTTTATTCCACTCTCCTCCTATAGGCATAATGTCGCCTTTTATTTCGTATAATGTATGATTTTGGATGTACACCAAAGGTCGTTTGGCGCCAGTAAACTCCACCGTGTTTGTTGATAGGTTGATGGCACATAATGCAGCATCCATGCCATCACGATTATTGGTTTCGTCTTGTTGCAAAGCTTTTTTTACTCCTAAGTGCAACTGGTTCAAAATTTCCTGGGGCTGAGTGGTTCCTTGTGTTTCTACAATGTCGTTGAGCAAATTATTGCCTGTCATCGACATCAGTGCGCCCGGTACACCGTGCCCAGTACAGTCTATAGCTGCGATAAAAATCTTGTTTTGAACTACTTTAAACCAGTAAAAATCTCCACTTACAACATTGCGAGGTTTAAGCAATACAAAAGATTGAGGAAGGTGGGCTTGTATGCGAGGCAATGGAGATAACATTGCTTGTTGAATATGTTGTGCATAGGCAATGCTTTCGGTCAAGTCATTATTAATGCATTCTATTTTGGTATTTTTAGTTTCCAGCAAGTCACGTTGTGCGGCTATTTCTTCATTAAACTTTAATAACTTGTCATTTTTTTCTTCTATTTCGTGATTTTGTTGTTTTACTTTTTTGTAATAAAAAATAATCCAGTAAGATACTGGCCAGGCAACCACCACTGGAACTACTGTTGACATGACCAAACCAAAAGTAAAACCTACTTTTCCTACAGCTGCGGCGATTACCAAAAACATGCCTAAAGAAACCAACGTAGAAAAAGCTGTAATTACCCAAGGACTATATATTTTATCTTTGAATGAGTCTGTAAACACTACCAGGTGATATTGAGTTTGAAAAAAATATGACCAATGTCAGGTTGATTTTTGGATAAAATGTAGCATATAATGATTGTGGGCAGAGGCTGGAAAAGTCAAGTGAAATTCTGGTATTTAT is a window encoding:
- a CDS encoding KamA family radical SAM protein, with the protein product MPKYQNYTLKNFRNIPYVESKLSEDEKFAIEVVGNVLPFKANNYVVEELIDWDNYANDPIFILTFPQKDMLKPEHFAHVAHLLKSGVSRADLKTEVNKIRLQLNPHPAGQMKDNVPEVDGVKLTGVQHKYRETMLFFPSQGQTCHAYCTFCFRWPQFVGMNELKFAMRETELLVKYIKVNPHITDILFTGGDPLIMKTKILASYVDALLEADLPNLKTIRIGTKALGYWPQRFTSDTDADDLLRLFERVNKAGKHLAFMSHFNHGRELETEEVQKAIGRILNTGTAIRTQSPIMKNINDSAEAWAYMWRKQVDLGCVPYYMFLARDTGAQDYFAIELDRAWQIFQQSYQQVSGVCRTVRGPSMSAGPGKVQVLGITEIHGEKVFALQFLQGRNPDWVCRPFFAKYDPKAIWLDDLHPAFGESKFFFEDEYPIYRGVENTIKVVEEEIV
- a CDS encoding PP2C family protein-serine/threonine phosphatase gives rise to the protein MSKVLILNNETPESIHIGQVISQMGLPFEIKSDVSCLLEADQNELALILMDATLPQGDEMETLLKIKNNPTYKRVGIIVIIGEQSDDYLARFLEMGAHDFVTKPVHPLELQTRAMSILKQQEHLKEVDYQNALLELRMEELQLQEEVLTEQKTTIAQANEDITESITYAKRIQEAMLPSMDSIKASLPESFVLFRACDIVSGDFYWFARKQLSDYYHKLILATVDCTGHGVPGAFMSMIGDSLLNHAVHNLELHEPDQILTEMDTGVWAKLNQGQNNNRDGMDLSLCMIDKREKVLKFAGARHHLVYIQNNELFFIKGDSMSIGGEQRKSQNRTLFTKHTIDVSVPTWVYMYSDGFQNQFGGKNDKKLMGSRFRQLLFELHSLPAHKQHHILKAKLHEWVGKSEAAPHQELELVDDVLVWGFQLSL
- a CDS encoding PP2C family protein-serine/threonine phosphatase, encoding MSTVVPVVVAWPVSYWIIFYYKKVKQQNHEIEEKNDKLLKFNEEIAAQRDLLETKNTKIECINNDLTESIAYAQHIQQAMLSPLPRIQAHLPQSFVLLKPRNVVSGDFYWFKVVQNKIFIAAIDCTGHGVPGALMSMTGNNLLNDIVETQGTTQPQEILNQLHLGVKKALQQDETNNRDGMDAALCAINLSTNTVEFTGAKRPLVYIQNHTLYEIKGDIMPIGGEWNKDERKFACHTIALNHEPTTFYMFSDGYQDQFGGSRGKKFMKKRLKQLLLDIHLKPMDEQKQILDDTILQWMKRENPHLQTEQQIDDILLIGFRLTAK